One Diospyros lotus cultivar Yz01 chromosome 1, ASM1463336v1, whole genome shotgun sequence genomic window carries:
- the LOC127793577 gene encoding uncharacterized protein LOC127793577 isoform X3: protein MATASLPCVFTSGGACLRSDELWSRKCNSIGDTSRLTVYKKSNKQPTKHKLSVCAEYNDHRGGGGDFVAGFLLGGAIFGTLAYVFAPQIRRSLLNEDEYGFRRAKRPIYYYDEGLE, encoded by the exons ATGGCGACGGCCAGCTTGCCTTGTGTTTTCACGTCAG GTGGAGCCTGTCTCAGATCAGACGAGCTTTGGTCCAGGAAGTGCAACTCTATTGGTGACACATCAAGATTGACGGTTTATaagaaatcaaacaaacaaccaACCAAGCACAAGCTATCTGTTTGTGCAGAATACAA TGATCATAGAGGTGGAGGAGGTGACTTTGTTGCCGGCTTCCTTCTTGGAGGTGCAATCTTTGGAACTCTAGCTTATGTTTTTGCTCCCCAG ATTAGAAGATCACTGCTAAATGAAGATGAATATGGTTTCCGAAGGGCCAAGCGACCAATATACTACTATGATGAAGGTTTAGAG TGA
- the LOC127793577 gene encoding uncharacterized protein LOC127793577 isoform X2 encodes MATASLPCVFTSGGACLRSDELWSRKCNSIGDTSRLTVYKKSNKQPTKHKLSVCAEYNDHRGGGGDFVAGFLLGGAIFGTLAYVFAPQIRRSLLNEDEYGFRRAKRPIYYYDEGLETRQTLNAKISQLNSAIDNVSSRLRGGNNMPPVPIETDPEEATM; translated from the exons ATGGCGACGGCCAGCTTGCCTTGTGTTTTCACGTCAG GTGGAGCCTGTCTCAGATCAGACGAGCTTTGGTCCAGGAAGTGCAACTCTATTGGTGACACATCAAGATTGACGGTTTATaagaaatcaaacaaacaaccaACCAAGCACAAGCTATCTGTTTGTGCAGAATACAA TGATCATAGAGGTGGAGGAGGTGACTTTGTTGCCGGCTTCCTTCTTGGAGGTGCAATCTTTGGAACTCTAGCTTATGTTTTTGCTCCCCAG ATTAGAAGATCACTGCTAAATGAAGATGAATATGGTTTCCGAAGGGCCAAGCGACCAATATACTACTATGATGAAGGTTTAGAG ACCAGACAGACCTTGAATGCTAAAATCAGCCAACTCAACTCAGCCATTGACAATGTATCTTCACGGCTGAGAGGGGGGAATAATATGCCGCCTGTACCAATTGAAACTGATCCAGAAGAAGCTACTATGTAA
- the LOC127793577 gene encoding uncharacterized protein LOC127793577 isoform X1 yields the protein MATASLPCVFTSGGACLRSDELWSRKCNSIGDTSRLTVYKKSNKQPTKHKLSVCAEYNDHRGGGGDFVAGFLLGGAIFGTLAYVFAPQIRRSLLNEDEYGFRRAKRPIYYYDEGLEKTRQTLNAKISQLNSAIDNVSSRLRGGNNMPPVPIETDPEEATM from the exons ATGGCGACGGCCAGCTTGCCTTGTGTTTTCACGTCAG GTGGAGCCTGTCTCAGATCAGACGAGCTTTGGTCCAGGAAGTGCAACTCTATTGGTGACACATCAAGATTGACGGTTTATaagaaatcaaacaaacaaccaACCAAGCACAAGCTATCTGTTTGTGCAGAATACAA TGATCATAGAGGTGGAGGAGGTGACTTTGTTGCCGGCTTCCTTCTTGGAGGTGCAATCTTTGGAACTCTAGCTTATGTTTTTGCTCCCCAG ATTAGAAGATCACTGCTAAATGAAGATGAATATGGTTTCCGAAGGGCCAAGCGACCAATATACTACTATGATGAAGGTTTAGAG AAGACCAGACAGACCTTGAATGCTAAAATCAGCCAACTCAACTCAGCCATTGACAATGTATCTTCACGGCTGAGAGGGGGGAATAATATGCCGCCTGTACCAATTGAAACTGATCCAGAAGAAGCTACTATGTAA
- the LOC127793581 gene encoding uncharacterized protein LOC127793581 — translation MEGNEETSSSYKDYYKILEVDYDATDEQIRLNYRKLALKWHPDKHKGDNAVTEKFQQINEAYTVLSDPDKRLDYDLTGYFEIDKYTLREYLTRFKGMILTCNGLGMSHSSICSQQLMESTERPEK, via the exons atgGAAGGCAATGAGGAGACGAGTTCATCCTACAAG GACTATTACAAAATTTTGGAGGTGGATTATGATGCAACCGATGAGCAGATCAGATTGAATTACAGGAAACTTGCACTG AAGTGGCATCCTGACAAACACAAGGGTGACAATGCTGTCACCGAGAAATTTCAACAGATCAATGAGGCATACACTG TGTTAAGTGATCCTGACAAGCGTCTTGACTATGACCTAACTGGATATTTTGAGATTGATAAATACACTTTGCGG gAGTATCTGACAAGGTTTAAAGGGATGATACTTACCTGTAATGGGCTTGGTATGAGCCACTCATCAATATG CTCACAGCAACTGATGGAATCTACTGAACGTCCTGAGAAATAA
- the LOC127793576 gene encoding putative gamma-glutamylcyclotransferase At3g02910 produces the protein MGGAAAVIFTYGTLKKGFSNHGLLQDMMSTGDASFLGHHRTVERFPLVCGPYRVPFLLNFPGSGHHVLGELYAVSERGLARMDELEGTDRGHYERLPLKVESAGDEEDVKEWRWVEAYYAHASYAAEMWERSAEAEGAFGSYTEKEAEGYVKRSCRPANLSFLDHIQIYLHSPPC, from the coding sequence ATGGGCGGTGCGGCGGCGGTGATATTCACCTACGGGACGCTGAAGAAAGGCTTCTCCAACCACGGCCTCCTCCAAGACATGATGTCCACCGGCGACGCCTCCTTTCTCGGCCATCACAGAACCGTGGAGCGCTTCCCCCTCGTTTGCGGCCCCTACAGGGTTCCGTTCCTGCTCAACTTCCCGGGCTCCGGCCACCACGTGCTCGGCGAGCTCTACGCCGTCTCGGAGCGGGGCCTCGCGCGGATGGACGAGCTGGAGGGCACCGACCGCGGTCACTACGAGAGGCTGCCCCTGAAGGTGGAGTCCGCCGGAGATGAGGAGGATGTAAAGGAATGGAGATGGGTGGAGGCGTATTACGCGCACGCGAGCTACGCGGCGGAGATGTGGGAGAGATCGGCGGAGGCGGAGGGGGCATTCGGGAGCTACACAGAGAAAGAGGCGGAGGGGTACGTGAAGCGCAGCTGCCGGCCGGCGAACCTCTCCTTCCTGGACCATATTCAGATCTACCTCCATTCTCCTCCGTGCTAG